AAACAATAATGTTGTAGCTCAATGTCTTTTTCAATTAAAATATGTCGTATTCAAATAAAATACACGACCAGGCATTTGACAAGTATTTGCAAAACACCAGGAACTGGAAGTTTCAGTTTTCGTTGATTATTGCTGTTATAGCCATTGGCGGATTTTTTCTTTATGGGGCCTTAAGCAATGAAATGGATAATCCGGAGGCACTTCAAATTGGCTTGGGAGTTGGCTTGATGTTTATTGTGATTGGATTTATTTCAGGCCGATCAAACTCCAACAATCGTTCGTGGGACGGCGTGGTTATCGACAAAAAAATTACAAAAACAAGAAAAGACATTGGTTCCGGAAGACGTGATGCGGAACGATATATTTTTACTGTTTTTATAAAGAGCGAAAATGGTAAAGTATACGAAATACGCGACGAAGATGATGAAACGGTGTATAATTATTTTAAAACAGGCGACAAACTTAGGCATCATGGCGGATTAAATTCGTATGAAAAATTCGACAAATCAGGCGACACAATTGTATTTTGTAATGCCTGTGCATTTTTACATGATATTGAAGAAGATGTATGCCGGAATTGCGGCTGTCCTTTATTGAAATAAAATTTAAACTCAAGTGTTAGGAATTAAAATTCAGGCAAGTTCCTTTTTTTTAACGATAGAAAACAACCAATTTTAATCAGATGAATTTATCAAAATGTAGTACCTGTAAAAAACCAATTCAGCCCGGCGATAAATTTTGTCAGCATTGTGGTGCACCCCAAAGTACAGCTGTTTCGGCAAAAGAAAACAAAGCTCCGGTGCGTTCGGATTCAATTGCTTTTAACGATTTTATAAAGTGGATTTTAATTGCTGTTGTAATTGGAGTTGCTTTTGGCTGGGTGCGTTACTGGATTGGTTATTATGTACTTATTCAGGGAGTAATTGCGGGATTGTTAATACCCTTTTTCGTTAAAAATACAGCTAAAAATCAACTGGAAGCACTTTCCAATATAAGGTTTAAAACTGCTCTTTTGCTTTTTGTGTTCTTTTTATTGGCACAGGCACTTGGTTTTGGTATGGCGCAGCCTGTTTTCGATCCGTTTATGTGGTTTATTCGTGTGTGGAATGGCGACACAAGCGAATCGGTATTTGCTATTTTTTCAACCGCCGGTGTGGTTCATCGCACATTTTCCGAAGGAATTAATGGTGGATTCTGGATCTTGTTAAGTGCTATCGATCTGTTTTTTATGTTCTTTTTTATTTTGGTTTCAATGCCGCTAACTTCTAAAAAAACAAAGTCATGATAAAATTTGTACGAATAGTAAGCTTCCTGATTGCGGCTGTAATTGCAGTATTTAGCATTTTCTACATCGATGCAGAAACCGAACTTACCAAAGCCAGGCAAGCTTACAACAGTGGCGATATGGATCAGGCATTAAGATTGGCAAGACGTGCCAACTTTGCTTTTTCGGATGCTGAAAAAAAGGCAAGCGCTTATTATTTACAAGCCCGCACCGCAGCTAAAATGGACTGGATGCAAAAATCGAGAGCTTATTTGGATGAGCTGATGGTACTTGATGAAAACAACATTCGTGGTTTGTTGTTTCGCGGCGAACTTGCTCAATTGGAAGGGAACAGTGCAGCTGCATTAACAGACCTAAATAAAGGATTGACGCTGGCAAAAGGTAAGATCTCGGAAAGGGATTATGCCTATTCTCTTTCAAAAAGGGGCATGGCTTATTTAGGATTGAAACAAACCGCCGAAGCTGAGTTTGATGCACAGGAAGCGGTTAAAATTGCAAATGAATTACCGGAAGCCCACGATTTAATGAGCAAAGTGCTGGAAGAAAAGGGAGATATAAAACAAGCTTTGGATGAATGCGAAAAGGCCTATCAACTAACCATTAAAAAGGACAAAATGTTGATATTTACACCCGAGGGGCAGGAGCTGTCTGACAGGCTGGTAGCTTTAAAGGTTAAATACCTGCAATCTAAATAAGGTATCTTATTTTATCTTAACCATAAAAAAGCCCAGCACGGCGCTAACTGTGTAATAAATCAGGATTTTGTACCAGGGTTTAAAATCATCTTTGGGGCAATTTAACACAGGGCAACACGACAGGTAATGGACAGCGATAAAACTGTTGCCATCATTTTTTAAAAATACCGGGCCTTGTACTTTTTTCGAGTGCCCCGAATACAATTTACCTGCAACCGAAAATTCGTAATCGTAAACGTAGGTGTATTTATTTCGAATGGTTTCGTCCCGCTCCTGAAGCTCTCTGCGAAAATGCATAACTCTGGCCTGAGTTTGTGTACCCCCCAACCATAAAACACTCAAAAATAAACCATAAAGAAAAAAAATTGCCGAAACCGAACCGATAATAATTTTACCTGTCAGAGGAGATTTCTTTTTTTTCATCGTTTGTGTTGTGTGAATTGTTTTGCATCTTATTTCTGTAGTTTCCGGGGGTAAGACCTTCGGATTCTTTAAAAACGCGTGAAAATGAAGCTGCAGAGCCAAATCCGGCCATTTCGGCAATGTGCTCCATGGTATAAATATTGTGGTTTTTTGAACACAACAATTCCTTTGCTTCAGTTAACCTGTATTTATTTACAAACTCGTTAAAGTTCATTCCAAACTCCTCATTTATCAGGCGCGAAATGTAGGTGCGGTTTGTCCCTAATTTCTCAGAAATGGTGGTAATGCGTAAATCCGGATTTGTATGCACCTTATCCATTTCAAACTGTTTAATAATTTGACTTTTAAGCTTTTCTTCGTGTTCCGATTTAATAGCTGCAAATTCCTCCTGATTGTCATTCTCTTCGATCATCTTTTCCAATTGATCGGTTTGTTGGTTGCCTTTAAAGCCAATATAAAACAGAACCGAACTAAAAATAAATGAGGGTATCAGAAGAGATATTTCATGTTTGGAAAAATAGCTTCGTCCAATGAAGGAGAAACTTATGCTTGCCACAGCAACAATCAGTATTGCGATATTGAGATCCCTAACCCATTGCAAGGTTCTGCCTTCAATATTTGAGTAATAGTTGGCTACCTTTTTATTGAACTCGTTTGCTGTTTTAATTCCGCTGGAAGCATAAAAAATAACTTGAACAACTAAAATTAAACGTGCGGTAAAAAAGAATATACCTTTTAGCCCGGTTAGCGAGTACATATTCAGAACTTTCAGGTTTTTATCCATTAAAATGTCTTTCACATACAAAATACGGTCATCACTTGAAATCAAAAAAGTACTTGTAAGTGATAAAGTAAACAGGATAATAGCTGGCAGAAAATGTTTAAGCTGCGATTTTACACTTATACTTTTACCTGAGCGTAATAAAATATAAATGTAATAAAGCGGATACATGGAAAGCATTGAGAAGAAATAGATACTTTCGATATAGGAATAAACAATGTACAGGTTGTTGAAAAAAATGGCGTGAGAGATATAAAGCAGCAATGCCATCAGCATTAAATAGCCAAGGTAATTTTTAGGATGTCTCTGTTCTTTTTGGCTGAATATAAATACCGAACACCAAAAAAATGAAACATAAATGGGCGTAAGTAAAGCTATGGCTTTAATCATAGTGATACATAATGTTAGCTCAATACGAAAATACTAATAAATATGGCTTTTAATGATTTTTTACAATTTGAGATAATATTTTACGATTTGTACGTACGAATTTATAAGGATTATCGACATTCACAGTGAAGTTAAAGAATGAGCAATTTCAACTTGTAAATTGATTTTAAAAGATACTTGATAGTTCTTAAGTTCGGTTTTATTGCCGCTTTAAACTATCAACCCTCCCTCCTGATAAGATGAAACTAAATGCATGAAAGGTGACCCAAGGGCCACCTTTTTTATTTTGTATACTTATACTTCAAATGCATCTACTTTTCGGTAGGCTTCAATAAAAGCCAATTCACCTTCTTTTCCTTTCAAACTTTTACCGTGTTCGCAACACAAAGTACCCTTGTATCCTTTTTTGTAGATGTGCTGAAAAATATTCTGGTAATTGATTTCTCCCGTGGTAGGTTCTTTTCTTCCCGGATTATCGCCGATGTGGAATGCTCCAATGTAATCCCAACACAAATCCATATTCATAATCAGGTTGCCTTCGGTAATTTGCTGATGGTACATATCGTCAACAATTTTACAGCTGGGGTGATTTACTGCCACACAAATTAGTTTTGCCTGCGCCATTTTGGTAAGAAATAAGCGAGGATGATCAACCTGGTGGTTCAATGGTTCCAATACCAGATCAAGGCCCGATTTGCCGGCTACATCGCAGCAGGCACGCATGTGGTTCACCACATTTATGGTTTGGTAGTCCCAATCCATTTTTTCATCGTAAATACCCGGAGTTATCAATCCGGTTTTTGCTCCTGTTCTTTTTTGTACCTCAAGTGCTTCAGTAGTTTTACCAACCAGCATTTTAGTTACTTCCGGATCGTCGGTTACCATGTATTTCGCACCGTGGTGGGCATAAACAATAAAAGGACCTAAATCAAGACCAAGCCTTGCCAATTCGCTTCCAATTTTTTCCTGCATCTCAGGAGTTCTGCCCATTAATCCGTTATCAAAAACGGCAGTGAATCCCTGATCGGCAATAAACTTAATGTTTTCAATCGGATCGTCTCCAACATGTTCGCGGAAAGTTCCCAAACCCGGAGCATATTTGAGTTTAAATTTGGCTGAATTGGAAATTTTTGATTCAGATGCAGTTGCGTTTAATACACTGC
The sequence above is a segment of the uncultured Draconibacterium sp. genome. Coding sequences within it:
- a CDS encoding zinc ribbon domain-containing protein gives rise to the protein MNLSKCSTCKKPIQPGDKFCQHCGAPQSTAVSAKENKAPVRSDSIAFNDFIKWILIAVVIGVAFGWVRYWIGYYVLIQGVIAGLLIPFFVKNTAKNQLEALSNIRFKTALLLFVFFLLAQALGFGMAQPVFDPFMWFIRVWNGDTSESVFAIFSTAGVVHRTFSEGINGGFWILLSAIDLFFMFFFILVSMPLTSKKTKS
- a CDS encoding AraC family transcriptional regulator, giving the protein MIKAIALLTPIYVSFFWCSVFIFSQKEQRHPKNYLGYLMLMALLLYISHAIFFNNLYIVYSYIESIYFFSMLSMYPLYYIYILLRSGKSISVKSQLKHFLPAIILFTLSLTSTFLISSDDRILYVKDILMDKNLKVLNMYSLTGLKGIFFFTARLILVVQVIFYASSGIKTANEFNKKVANYYSNIEGRTLQWVRDLNIAILIVAVASISFSFIGRSYFSKHEISLLIPSFIFSSVLFYIGFKGNQQTDQLEKMIEENDNQEEFAAIKSEHEEKLKSQIIKQFEMDKVHTNPDLRITTISEKLGTNRTYISRLINEEFGMNFNEFVNKYRLTEAKELLCSKNHNIYTMEHIAEMAGFGSAASFSRVFKESEGLTPGNYRNKMQNNSHNTNDEKKEISSDR
- a CDS encoding TIM barrel protein, whose amino-acid sequence is MKRRNFIKNATVSGVALTGIGSVLNATASESKISNSAKFKLKYAPGLGTFREHVGDDPIENIKFIADQGFTAVFDNGLMGRTPEMQEKIGSELARLGLDLGPFIVYAHHGAKYMVTDDPEVTKMLVGKTTEALEVQKRTGAKTGLITPGIYDEKMDWDYQTINVVNHMRACCDVAGKSGLDLVLEPLNHQVDHPRLFLTKMAQAKLICVAVNHPSCKIVDDMYHQQITEGNLIMNMDLCWDYIGAFHIGDNPGRKEPTTGEINYQNIFQHIYKKGYKGTLCCEHGKSLKGKEGELAFIEAYRKVDAFEV